Within Streptobacillus ratti, the genomic segment AGTTTCTAATAGTTTCATTTTATCACCTTCTGTTTAATATCTTTTAGGTATTTTAAGAAAGTTGGTATAGTAAATTCATTAGTTCCTAATATACCATCTTTTTTAAATATCATTAAACTAATTAATATAAGTGAATAAATTAAAAATCTATATTCTGATACTTGTCTTAATACCTCATTTAATAATGTTAAGAAAGTTGCAGATACAACTGCTCCTGTTATACTTCCAAGACCACCTAAAACTACCATTACTAATATTTCAATAGAAAATACAAAATTAAATTTATCTGGCGTTAAACTTCCAAGATTATGTGCAAACAATGCTCCACCTATACCAGCAAAGAAAGCAGAAAGAGTGAATCCATAAATTTTAGCTTTATTAATATTAACTCCCATATTTTCAGCAGCTATTTCATTTTCTCTTATTGATAAAAGTTGTCTTCCTTTTTTAGATATTAATATCATTATCATTAATATTGAAGAGATAACAACTATCAAGAACACATAACTAAAATTAACTATATCAGGTATTCCATTTAAACCTGCAGCTCCCCCTAAAAAATCAATATTTTGTATTATATACTTTACTATTTCTCCAAATGCAAGTGTTATTATTGCTAAATAATCTCCTCTTAATCTAAGAGTTGTCATAGAAACTAAAGTTCCAAAAAGTGATGCAATTATTGCTCCAAAAATACAAACTATAACTAAATGTAGAAATGAATGTAAATTAAAACTATATAAACATTTAGAAAAAACAGCTGATGAATATGCTCCTATAGATATAAACCCTGCATGTCCTAAATTAAGTTCACCCATAACTCCTGTTGTAATATTTATACTTAAAGCAAATAAAATATATATTAAAATATTTATGTAAATACTCGCCTTATAACTAAATATACCATCTCCTATGATAGAATATTGTAATATCAAATATATAACTAATATCATTAAAAATGATACGATATAGTTAGTTTTATTTAATTTTAAAATATTTTTCTTTTCCATATTTAAACCTTTTCCTTTCTATTCTTACCAAATAATCCATTAGGTTTAAATAATAGAATGATGATTAATAAAATAAATACTATAGGATTTGCCCAAGTAGATGAAATATATCCCTTAACATATGTTTCAAGAAGTCCCATCACATATCCACCTACCATAGCTCCCGGTATATTACCTATTCCTCCAAAAACTGCAGCAATAAATGCTTTAAGTCCTGGAAGTAATCCCATATATGGGTCTATTCTTGGATAAGTAAGTGCATACATTACTCCACCTAAAGAACCTAATGCTGAACCTATAGCAAATGTTAAAGATATAGTAAAATCTGTATTTATTCCCATAAGTTTTGCTGCTGATATATCTTGTGAAACTGCCCTTGTAGCCTTTCCCAAGTTAGTGTATTTAATAAATATATGTAATAATAACATACAAAATAGAGTAGCTATGATTATAAAAAAGCTTAAATTACTAACTCTTATACCAAATATACTAATGTATTCTGAACTTGATAAATATCTTGGTATAAATTCAGATTTAATAATTTTCGGAGATGCTCCAAAATATATTAAAGCTAAACTTTCAAGTAAAAAACTTAACCCTATTGCAGTAATTAATACATTCATACGTGATGAATCTCTTAATGGTCTATATGCTAATCTTTCAATAACTATACCTAAAACAGAACAAAATATTATGGATAATATTAAAGCTGTAGTTAATCCAAATCCTCTGTTTACCGCTACAAAACTAATATATGCTCCTATCATTAATATATCTCCATGGGCAAAGTTAATTAATTTAACTATTCCATAAACCATAGTATATCCTAAAGCTATAAGTGCATATATACTACCTGTCTGTAATCCATTTATCGTTTGATCTATAAAATTTTTAAACATCTTTTCTCCTCAAAAAATTGTGCTCATTAAGAGCACAACTTTAGAATTTTTCTTTTAATACTAATTTCCCGTTTTCTATTGTTAAGAAAGAAACTACTTTCTTAGGGTTTCTATTTTCATCAAATTCTAATTTTCCTGTAACTAATTCTAAGTTCACTTTATTTAATGCTTCTTTAACTGCCAAGCTATCTGATGTATTTTCTACTGATTTTAAAGCCTCTACAAGAATAGTAGCTGCATCATATCCTAGTGCTGTAAATAAGTTAGGTTCTTTAGAATATTTTTCTTTAAATTTAGAAATAAAGTCCATACTTAATTCTGATGTATCATTTATATCAAATTGAGTTGTAAATATAGCTCCCTCAGCTACATCAACAAAGTCTGTTTGTATTCCATCCCAACCATCTGCACCAAAGAATTTAACATTAAGTTCCAACTCTTTTGCTTGAGATAAAATTAATCCAACTGTGTTATAATAATCAGGAACTAAAACTGAATCAAACCCAGAATTTTTTATATTTGTCAACAATGATTTAAAATCTTTATCTTCTTTAGTATATTTTTGTTCAGAAAATTTTAAATCAATTTGTTCTGCAACCTCTTTAAAACTATTAGTTATTCCAACTGAATAATCACTTGAAGTATTTGTTAAAATTGCTACATTTGAATATCCTAATTGCTTAATATATTTAGCTAATACCTCTCCTTGGAATGGGTCTGTAAATGTAGCTCTAAATACAAAGTCCTTATTTTCTGTAATATCAAACCTTGTACCTGCTGGTGTTATCATAGGAATTTTAGCCTTTTGTGCAAGCTCTGCAATTGCAAATGAATTTGCTG encodes:
- a CDS encoding branched-chain amino acid ABC transporter permease, translated to MEKKNILKLNKTNYIVSFLMILVIYLILQYSIIGDGIFSYKASIYINILIYILFALSINITTGVMGELNLGHAGFISIGAYSSAVFSKCLYSFNLHSFLHLVIVCIFGAIIASLFGTLVSMTTLRLRGDYLAIITLAFGEIVKYIIQNIDFLGGAAGLNGIPDIVNFSYVFLIVVISSILMIMILISKKGRQLLSIRENEIAAENMGVNINKAKIYGFTLSAFFAGIGGALFAHNLGSLTPDKFNFVFSIEILVMVVLGGLGSITGAVVSATFLTLLNEVLRQVSEYRFLIYSLILISLMIFKKDGILGTNEFTIPTFLKYLKDIKQKVIK
- a CDS encoding branched-chain amino acid ABC transporter permease, which produces MFKNFIDQTINGLQTGSIYALIALGYTMVYGIVKLINFAHGDILMIGAYISFVAVNRGFGLTTALILSIIFCSVLGIVIERLAYRPLRDSSRMNVLITAIGLSFLLESLALIYFGASPKIIKSEFIPRYLSSSEYISIFGIRVSNLSFFIIIATLFCMLLLHIFIKYTNLGKATRAVSQDISAAKLMGINTDFTISLTFAIGSALGSLGGVMYALTYPRIDPYMGLLPGLKAFIAAVFGGIGNIPGAMVGGYVMGLLETYVKGYISSTWANPIVFILLIIILLFKPNGLFGKNRKEKV
- a CDS encoding ABC transporter substrate-binding protein translates to MKKIILSVLTLFIMFSCGNKAEVDVKGGTESIIKIGVPEPLTGDLSQYGVAIKEGIEFKISQINNEGGINGKKIELIVEDTKGDLQEAVNIMKKMISVDKVDAILGEAISANSFAIAELAQKAKIPMITPAGTRFDITENKDFVFRATFTDPFQGEVLAKYIKQLGYSNVAILTNTSSDYSVGITNSFKEVAEQIDLKFSEQKYTKEDKDFKSLLTNIKNSGFDSVLVPDYYNTVGLILSQAKELELNVKFFGADGWDGIQTDFVDVAEGAIFTTQFDINDTSELSMDFISKFKEKYSKEPNLFTALGYDAATILVEALKSVENTSDSLAVKEALNKVNLELVTGKLEFDENRNPKKVVSFLTIENGKLVLKEKF